ATGATGATCGATTTTCTTTTTTGATCTTTTCTCACCAAGTCTTACGATAACCGCCTGCTTGTCAGGAATAACGATTATATATTGCCCGAGAATCCCTCTGGCGTAGGGGACTTTATGTCCTTTGTATTCTGCGATCCACCACTGAAGTCCATAGAAATCGACAGGCTTGTCGTGCTTGTCTTTCAGATAGCTTGCCGCTGTGAATGACTCTTCAATATACCTTTCGCTGATGATTCTTTGTCCTTTCCAACTTCCTTTGTTCAATACCAGTTGGCCTATTCTTGCGAAGTCGGGAGCATTGGAGTTGAAGCAACAGTAAGCTTTCTCAAATCCGCCTTCCGAGTCAAGACTCCATAACGCGTCGTTGTGCGCGCCTATTTTTGACCAAATCTTTTCAGACATGTAATCGGAGATGTTTTTGCCGGTTGCTTCGCTTAATACCATGGCAAGAAGTTCTGTGTTTCCGCTGAGGTATTTGAATGTTTTTCCGGGCGTTTCGACTACGTCAAGTTGGTTGATAAGCTTGGGTAGGCTGTCTCCATAATAAGCTTCTGTAGTTAGAGAAAAAGGACTTGAATAAGATT
The Aureibacter tunicatorum DNA segment above includes these coding regions:
- a CDS encoding serine hydrolase, with amino-acid sequence MKKNNKLRNTIFLSALALVIIVSLLPLYVKKALFYTTPDIDDYKIFANRVIKIGDYEPWQKSEEYNKHQIPADKLHDIEKLKTVALFIAQDNKILHEQYWDDYDENSISNSFSVAKSIVSLMIGIAVEEGKIESIDDPVGKYVKHFNSEKNMKLTIKDLLTMSSGLNWDESYSSPFSLTTEAYYGDSLPKLINQLDVVETPGKTFKYLSGNTELLAMVLSEATGKNISDYMSEKIWSKIGAHNDALWSLDSEGGFEKAYCCFNSNAPDFARIGQLVLNKGSWKGQRIISERYIEESFTAASYLKDKHDKPVDFYGLQWWIAEYKGHKVPYARGILGQYIIVIPDKQAVIVRLGEKRSKKKIDHHPTDIFTYLDIAFGMLK